From Theileria orientalis strain Shintoku DNA, chromosome 4, complete genome, the proteins below share one genomic window:
- a CDS encoding RNase L inhibitor protein, giving the protein MRRQDKNKSNDSGMGENKLRIAIVSSDKCKPKKCRQECRRSCPVTKTGKQCILVEPTSKIAFISEHLCIGCGICVKKCPFEAITIINLPRDLGKDTTHRFGPNTFKLHRLPVPRPGQVLGLVGTNGIGKSTALKVLSGKLKPNLGKFDSVPDWAEILQYFRGSELQGYFTKMLEDNLTTAVKPQYVDNIPKQVTGLVGEILEAKDKKGIGQDLIITLELSHLLNRKVSELSGGELQRFAICVAILVDADVLMFDEPSSYLDIRQRIIAARVIRQQIHHERYIIVVEHDLSVLDYLSDYVCCLWGKPSVYGVVTSPFSVREGINIFLDGFIPTENLRFREESLTFKVATDVDLEEIEMLHSYKYPKLKKTLGSFSLTVMEGDFNDSEILVLLGENGTGKTTFIKMLAGILESDDKEADEYMPKLSVSYKPQTITAKFDGTLRQLLLMKIKDSFLCPNFQADVVKPMQIENLLDQQVKNLSGGELQRVAIILVLGKPADIYLIDEPSAYLDSEQRTDCPVTVTFRFTLYKKKTTFIVEHDFIMATYLANRVIVFEGEPGIRATALSPEPLAVGFNRFLKSLDVTFRRDPTNYRPRINKYDSVKDKEQKASGLYFTMDKIPQRRVSVLSLKAKINHFKYNNNLNHNGINEFIPFNSNLKLGSHTHLNVLPSRCFINNRNKYTLRIAKNGSNTSYNSRKDLKLESTSNGSGENLGNKALDSYASKWYSKRAYGTENSDQIQGENSGVSATDESGSEDSDEEDYSINLIPEKPWKPGDDLRLPYLMDEKLELSMDSWPENCFLRVKLFSYYKHLVNLAAERIKLGLRDNENLRVTNPMALPMRRKRWCYLSSAFIDKRSKDLIEIQEHVRVVDILPVRGSRVRNFRGLLMVPLPYYVSFDYWFEEVHKPVKSKLIHDLFRKRTWVSKYFLYHRDKHEKRELIERITSPELVDEVPLRLKKQHKADYYFYELGELRKLYKFIVARKAEDEARRFYGVRTPEIWEVDDVRFVGNYEDRKFDPDYSSVDRITKKD; this is encoded by the exons ATGAGGAGGCAGGATAAGAATAAGTCAAATGACAGTGGTATGGGTGAAAATAAACTCCGTATCGCTATCGTTTCTAGCGATAAGTGTAAGCCCAAAAAATGTCGTCAAGAATGTAGACGTTCATGCCCTGTGACAAAAACAG GGAAACAGTGTATACTGGTTGAACCGACTAGTAAGATCGCATTTATTTCTGAACATTTGTGTATCGGATGTGGTATTTGTGTAAAGAAGTGTCCTTTCGAGGccattaccattattaATTTGCCCAGGGACCTGGGTAAGGATACCACTCATCGATTTGGGCCTAACACATTCAAGTTACACAGGCTTCCAGTCCCAAGGCCCGGACAA GTTCTGGGTCTCGTCGGCACAAATGGTATCGGTAAATCGACTGCGCTGAAGGTTTTGTCAGGAAAGCTGAAACCGAACTTGGGAAAATTCGACAGTGTTCCCGACTGGGCGGAGATTCTGCAATACTTTAGGGGCTCGGAGCTCCAGGGATACTTTACGAAAATGCTGGAGGATAACCTGACCACGGCTGTTAAACCTCAGTACGTGGACAACATACCCAAACAG GTTACCGGGCTCGTCGGGGAGATCCTGGAGGCCAAGGACAAGAAGGGCATCGGCCAGGACTTGATCATAACCCTGGAACTGTCGCACCTCCTGAACAGGAAGGTCTCGGAGCTTTCAGGAGGGGAGCTCCAGAGGTTCGCGATCTGCGTAGCGATTCTCGTCGACGCTGACGTCCTCATGTTTGACGAACCGAGCAGCTACCTCGACATTCGGCAGAGGATAATTGCCGCCAGGGTCATTCGGCAGCAGATTCACCACGAGCGGTACATAATCGTGGTCGAGCACGACCTTTCGGTCCTCGACTACCTCTCTGACTACGTGTGTTGCCTTTGGGGGAAACCATCGGTATATGGAGTCGTCACTTCCCCTTTCAGCGTTCGGGAGGGCATCAACATATTTCTAGACG GCTTTATTCCCACAGAGAACCTGAGGTTTAGGGAGGAGTCCCTTACGTTCAAGGTTGCCACCGACGTAGATTTGGAGGAAATTGAG ATGCTGCACTCGTACAAGTACCCTAAACTGAAGAAGACCCTGGGTTCGTTCTCTCTCACAGTGATGGAAGGGGACTTCAACGACTCGGAGATCCTCGTTCTTCTGGGCGAGAACGGCACTGGGAAGACTACCTTCATAAA AATGCTGGCTGGAATACTGGAATCGGATGACAAGGAGGCCGACGAGTATATGCCCAAACTGTCAGTGAGTTACAAGCCGCAGACCATAACTGCCAAGTTCGACGGCACGCTCAGGCAGCTCCTATTGATGAAAATCAAGGATTCGTTCCTCTGTCCAAACTTCCAGGCAGACGTGGTAAAGCCTATGCAGATAGAAAACCTGTTGGACCAGCAGGTCAAAAATTTATCGGGAGGAGAGCTGCAAAGGGTGGCCATCATTCTGGTTCTCGGCAAGCCCGCTGACATTTACCTCATTGACGAGCCTTCCGCCTACCTGGACTCGGAGCAGC GTACTGACTGCCCCGTCACCGTCACTTTTAGGTTTACGCTTTATAAAAAGAAGACCACCTTCATCGTTGAGCATGACTTCATTATGGCCACCTACCTGGCCAACAGGGTTATCGTTTTCGAGGGGGAGCCAGG GATAAGGGCCACTGCACTCAGCCCTGAGCCTTTGGCTGTAGGCTTCAACAGATTCCTGAAGTCCTTGGACGTCACTTTCAGAAGGGATCCCACCAACTACAGGCCCAGAATCAACAAATACGACTCCGTCAAGGACAAGGAGCAGAAAGCCTCCGGATTATATTTCACAATGGACA AGATTCCACAACGACGCGTCTCTGTATTATCTTTAAAAGCGAAGATAAACCACTtcaaatacaataataacttAAATCATAATGgaataaatgaatttataccttttaattcaaatttaaagcTTGGATCTCATACACACCTCAATGTCCTTCCTTCAAggtgttttattaataatcgCAACAAATACACTTTGAGAATCGCAAAAAACGGATCCAACACATCATATAATTCACGTAAAGATCTAAAACTTGAGTCAACATCGAACGGTTCTGGAGAGAATCTTGGTAATAAGGCCCTGGATTCCTATGCATCGAAGTGGTACTCTAAACGGGCTTACGGCACCGAAAATTCGGATCAGATTCAGGGCGAAAACAGTGGCGTTAGTGCAACGGACGAGAGCGGATCCGAAGACTCAGATGAAGAGGACTACAGCATCAATTTGATCCCTGAGAAGCCCTGGAAGCCCGGCGACGACCTGAGGCTCCCCTACCTGATGGACGAGAAGCTCGAGCTCTCCATGGACTCGTGGCCCGAGAACTGCTTCCTGCGCGTGAAGCTGTTCTCCTACTACAAGCACCTCGTGAACCTGGCTGCCGAGAGGATCAAGCTCGGGCTCCGGGACAACGAGAACCTCCGGGTCACGAATCCCATGGCCCTGCCCATGCGGCGCAAGCGCTGGTGCTACCTCTCCTCGGCCTTCATCGACAAGCGCTCCAAGGACCTCATCGAGATCCAGGAGCACGTGCGCGTCGTCGACATTCTCCCCGTTCGCGGCTCCCGCGTCCGCAATTTCAGGGGCCTTCTCATGGTCCCCCTTCCCTACTACGTCAGCTTCGACTACTGGTTCGAGGAGGTCCACAAGCCCGTCAAGTCCAAGCTGATCCACGACCTCTTTCGCAAGCGGACCTGGGTCTCCAAGTACTTCCTCTACCACCGCGACAAGCACGAGAAGCGCGAGCTCATCGAGCGCATCACCTCTCCCGAGCTCGTCGACGAGGTTCCTCTCCGCCTGAAGAAGCAGCACAAGGCTGACTACTACTTCTACGAGCTCGGCGAGCTCCGGAAGCTTTACAAGTTCATCGTCGCTCGCAAGGCTGAGGACGAGGCTCGCAGGTTCTACGGCGTTCGGACTCCGGAGATTTGGGAGGTCGACGACGTTCGCTTCGTCGGCAACTACGAGGACCGGAAGTTTGACCCTGACTACTCTAGCGTGGATCGCATAACTAAGAAGGATTAA
- a CDS encoding uncharacterized protein (peptidase M22, O-sialoglycoprotein endopeptidase family protein) produces the protein MKILIRIKCILCICICVNRNIFAVFSLKQQIAQNGSKYIFLSKSRVKCRSKQCINSSVYRGRKDSFVKYGYVTPNYSNYLEANKVINTKPEGEKLLNILSIETSFDDTCVAVVRSDGKILSEGSSSQAHIIEEFGGIKPFTSRDTHMETIESLCDKVMKESGLKMEDINEIAVTRGPGMELCLRVGYNFATELSKRYNIPLVSENHIASHCLSPMITDHQYKHMGNGMQEKSEDLKYPYLALLLSGGHSQIYMVENPSSFHLMCDTQDQFAGSVLDKCARELGLEIEKGGGPELEKAAKQTNISQFKFTLPSKTSSYLQFCFSGIQSQLKEAIKTTLNKWKMSTVKELPRDIINQLAYTAESTLFDKVLDVLDRAMDISRTFFPIRQVVVVGGVAANNTLKNMIFNLLYDTDDSVLYEKQKVFLRKVHQIVLRFIRGDRYTLTEDNPYRLMFEKFSRKVKSLDEYIHYLWNPDLMPELLIPGRLEKVGTKHKNELYKGMIYLYLKQLNMKRLLRIKRAIRRVDKSMALLEPSKYILQKIRNDKKSPCFTISLEPQQSRRWYLYSTSKKYSTDNAVMIGFSLIEKHR, from the exons ATGAAAATTCtgataagaataaaatgtattttatgtatatgtatttgtgttaatCGTAATATTTTTGCAGTGTTTTCCCTAAAACAGCAGATAGCTCAAAATGGaagtaaatacatatttttaagtaAAAGTCGTGTAAAGTGTAGAAGTAAACAGTGTATTAATAGCAGTGTGTATAGAGGAAGAAAGGATtcttttgtaaaatacgGATATGTTACCCCaaattattcaaattaCCTGGAAGCaaataaagtaataaataCTAAACCGGAAGGAGAAAAATTGTTGAATATATTGTCAATAGAAACTAGTTTTGACGACACATGTGTAGCAGTAGTTAGAAG TGACGGGAAGATACTGTCAGAAGGATCATCATCGCAAGCACACATAATAGAGGAGTTCGGAGGAATAAAGCCATTCACATCAAGAGACACACATATGGAAACAATAGAATCACTGTGCGATAAAGTGATGAAGGAATCAG GACTAAAAATGGAGGACATAAATGAGATAGCAGTGACGAGAGGGCCAGGAATGGAGCTGTGTTTGAGAGTGGGATACAATTTCGCAACAGAGCTGTCGAAGAGGTACAACATTCCGCTGGTTTCCGAAAACCATATAGCCTCCCACTGCTTGTCACCAATGATAACAGACCATCAGTACAAGCACATGGGAAATGGCATGCAGGAAAAGTCAGAG GATTTAAAGTACCCGTACCTGGCGCTTCTGCTATCAGGAGGGCACTCGCAAATATACATGGTGGAAAATCCGTCATCGTTTCACCTAATGTGTGATACGCAAGACCAGTTCGCAGGATCGGTATTAGATAAGTGTGCAAG GGAGCTGGGCCTAGAGATAGAGAAGGGAGGAGGGCCGGAGTTGGAAAAGGCAGCAAAGCAAACCAACATATCGCAGTTCAAGTTTACACTGCCGAGCAAGACGAGCAGCTATCTCCAGTTCTg CTTTTCGGGAATACAATCGCAGCTTAAAGAAGCAATAAAAACCACCTTAAACAAGTGGAAGATGTCAACAGTGAAGGAGTTACCGAGagatataataaatcaattgGCCTACACGGCGGAGTCAA CACTGTTTGATAAGGTATTGGACGTGTTGGACAGAGCAATGGACATATCAAGGACATTCTTCCCAATAAGGcaagtggtagtagtaggAG GTGTGGCTGCAAACAATACGCTCAAGAACatgatatttaatttgttatacGATACTGATGATTCAGTGCTGTATGAGAAGCAGAAAGTATTTTTGAGAAAAGTGCATCAAATAGTATTGAGGTTCATAAGAGGAGATAGGTACACGTTGACAGAAGATAACCCATACCGCCTAATGTTTGAAAAATTTAGCAGAAAGGTTAAAAGCCTGGATGAGTACATCCATTACCTGTGGAATCCGGACCTGATGCCGGAGTTGTTGATTCCAGGAAGGCTGGAAAAGGTGGGAACGAAGCACAAGAACGAGCTGTACAAAGGAATGATATACCTGTACCTGAAGCAGCTGAACATGAAGAGGCTCCTGAGAATAAAAAGAGCAATAAGGAGGGTGGACAAGAGTAtggcgctgctggagcCGTCGAAGTACATACTGCAGAAAATCAGGAACGATAAGAAGTCACCCTGCTTCACAATATCGCTGGAGCCGCAGCAAAGCAGAAGATGGTACCTGTACAGCACAAGTAAAAAGTACTCGACGGACAACGCAGTGATGATAGGATTCAGCCTAATAGAAAAACACAGGTGA